In the genome of Coturnix japonica isolate 7356 chromosome Z, Coturnix japonica 2.1, whole genome shotgun sequence, one region contains:
- the ARL14EPL gene encoding ARL14 effector protein-like, with product MSGCVTLSCWPRSLGDKRYTHTIRGIIQQETCVVPASCSGDMSEQVEENDKKSSNVKKTSAEESACPDADSITAQQRQKVNKELKHLDFQNPGPQIANFNPETRQQRKKACMSEMKQVCFNKPKTLKKYNSRGRLLGTNIDLCDCLDKKCLGCFYPCPKCNSNKCGPECRCNRKWAYDTIESEDGNVISSFPFPTDP from the exons ATGAGTGGCTGTGTGACGCTGAGCTGCTGGCCTCGG tCACTGGGGGACAAACGTTACACTCACACAATCAGAGGAATTATACAGCAAGAAACCTGTGTTGTACCAGCCTCCTGCTCTG GTGACATGAGTGAACAGGTGGAGGAAAAtgacaagaaaagcagcaatgtcaagaaaacatctgcagaagaATCTGCCTGTCCTGACGCAGACTCCATTACAGCACAACAACGG caaaAAGTGAACAAGGAACTAAAACACTTAGACTTTCAGAATCCAGGACCTCAGATAGCTAACTTCAATCCTGAAACTagacagcagaggaaaaaagcatgCATGTCAGAGATGAAACAAGTCTGTTTCAATAAGCCCAA aacTCTGAAGAAGTACAACAGTCGTGGCCGGCTGCTTGGTACTAACATTGATTTGTGTGACTGCCTGGACAAGAAGTGCTTGGGTTGCTTCTATCCTTGCCCCAAATGCAACTCAAATAAGTGTGGGCCGGAATGTCGCTGCAATAGGAAGTGGGCTTACGATACAATTGAGAGTGAAGATGGGAATGTGATCAGTTCTTTCCCATTTCCTACTGACCCctga